A single region of the Streptomyces sp. ITFR-16 genome encodes:
- a CDS encoding glycosyltransferase family 39 protein: MWCETWDVRRARAAVLVAATAGLLTRVIIAATVRGPADVRIFEGFAKAIAVYGPVRIYEHPLPGLPVYNHPPLAGWMLLGLNGLAELGMSFGTLIRTPAALADFCCALLVFEIVRRRAAPRTAMLCGIGVAVSPVLIATSGYHGNTDAVAVAFALASAHLLADRKAPLAAGVAAALSISVKFVPVVVIPALFVVALRGGRPVLARFTAGFAALFALVWGPALLTVPGDLEKNVLEYGGGSYRLWGLVRFADVLGLPESVITFMQGGGHFLFVLVCVAAGIRLAWLRPAQLPGVVAATLGLLLLLSTASGLQYLTWAAAGMFVLGLWEGFAFHTVLGLTAVLGYSGRSAVRWSEPVLELGAAGWLVLAAGLVTGVRRLLATGPDAPPRPLPEPGRAPVSAPRSSQPSGSSVERP, encoded by the coding sequence ATGTGGTGCGAAACCTGGGACGTGCGGCGGGCGCGAGCCGCCGTGCTCGTCGCCGCGACCGCGGGCCTGCTCACCCGCGTGATCATCGCGGCGACCGTCCGGGGCCCGGCCGACGTGCGCATCTTCGAGGGATTCGCCAAGGCCATCGCCGTGTACGGACCGGTGCGCATCTACGAGCACCCGCTGCCCGGTCTGCCCGTCTACAACCACCCGCCGCTGGCCGGCTGGATGCTGCTGGGACTGAACGGCCTCGCCGAGCTCGGCATGTCGTTCGGCACCCTGATCAGAACCCCGGCGGCCCTCGCCGACTTCTGCTGCGCCCTGCTCGTGTTCGAGATCGTCCGCCGCCGGGCCGCCCCGCGCACGGCGATGCTCTGCGGCATCGGCGTGGCCGTCAGCCCGGTGCTGATCGCCACCTCCGGCTACCACGGCAACACCGACGCCGTCGCCGTCGCGTTCGCCCTGGCCTCGGCCCATCTGCTGGCCGACCGGAAGGCGCCGCTCGCCGCGGGCGTGGCCGCCGCGCTCTCGATCAGCGTCAAGTTCGTCCCGGTCGTGGTGATCCCGGCCCTGTTCGTCGTCGCGCTGCGCGGCGGGCGGCCGGTCCTGGCCCGCTTCACGGCCGGCTTCGCCGCGCTGTTCGCGCTCGTGTGGGGGCCTGCCCTGCTGACCGTGCCCGGGGACCTGGAGAAGAACGTCCTCGAGTACGGCGGCGGCAGCTACCGCCTGTGGGGGCTGGTGCGCTTCGCCGACGTCCTCGGACTCCCCGAGTCCGTCATCACCTTCATGCAGGGCGGCGGACACTTCCTCTTCGTCCTGGTCTGCGTGGCCGCCGGGATCCGGCTCGCCTGGCTGCGGCCCGCCCAGCTGCCCGGCGTCGTCGCCGCCACGCTCGGCCTGCTGCTCCTGCTCTCCACCGCCTCCGGGCTCCAGTACCTGACCTGGGCGGCCGCCGGGATGTTCGTCCTCGGCCTCTGGGAGGGGTTCGCGTTCCACACGGTCCTCGGGCTGACCGCCGTCCTCGGCTACAGCGGGCGCTCCGCCGTGCGCTGGAGCGAACCCGTGCTGGAACTCGGCGCCGCCGGCTGGCTCGTCCTGGCCGCCGGCCTCGTCACCGGCGTACGCCGCCTCCTCGCCACCGGCCCGGACGCGCCCCCGCGCCCCCTCCCGGAGCCCGGGCGGGCGCCCGTCTCGGCCCCCCGCAGCTCACAGCCTTCCGGTTCGTCCGTCGAGCGGCCGTAG
- a CDS encoding bifunctional glycosyltransferase/class I SAM-dependent methyltransferase gives MKESPSPRIGILVVAYNAETTLEKTLDRIPEDFRSRIDEILILDDASHDATFTAGCRWSQAEGMPRTVVMRHTKNLGYGGNQKAGYALAAAHGLDIIVLLHGDGQYAPELLPDMVAPIERGECEAVFGSRMMKSGSALKGGMPMYKWLGNRILTRLENGLLGSELTEFHSGYRAYSVEALKKLPIDRNTDAFDFDTQIIVQLLNAGMRIKEIPVPTYYGDEICYVNGMKYAKDVVKDVLEYRLAVKGFGTCAWIPKPVEYAFKEGDGSSHAVILEKMRNLPPGRVLDLGCSGGLFAQRLESLGHEVTGVDFVEVPGVREKCSHFHLANLEEGLPAAIGTGFDYVVAGDVIEHLSRPERVLAEVAGVLRPGGQVLLSVPNFSHWYSRLRVAVGAFDYDRRGILDETHLRFFTRASLRRTVRAAGYDVLELASTGAPFWSLLGRGPLAAVLGGASRLLTRVRPTLFGYQHVALLTPHAAETIIAGEHVDVQDILNRQYVPADRVGV, from the coding sequence GTGAAGGAAAGCCCGAGTCCCAGGATCGGCATCCTGGTGGTCGCGTACAACGCGGAGACAACGCTGGAGAAGACCCTCGACCGGATCCCGGAGGACTTCCGGTCCCGGATCGACGAGATCCTCATTCTCGACGACGCGAGTCATGACGCGACCTTCACCGCCGGCTGCCGCTGGTCGCAGGCCGAGGGCATGCCCAGAACCGTGGTGATGCGGCACACCAAGAACCTCGGCTACGGCGGGAACCAGAAGGCCGGCTACGCGCTGGCGGCCGCGCACGGACTGGACATCATCGTGCTGCTGCACGGCGACGGACAGTACGCCCCCGAGCTGCTCCCCGACATGGTCGCGCCCATCGAACGCGGCGAGTGCGAGGCCGTGTTCGGCTCGCGGATGATGAAGTCCGGCAGCGCCCTCAAGGGCGGGATGCCCATGTACAAGTGGCTGGGCAACCGCATTCTGACCCGGCTGGAGAACGGTCTGCTCGGCTCGGAACTCACCGAGTTCCACTCCGGCTACCGCGCCTACAGCGTCGAGGCCCTCAAGAAGCTGCCGATCGACCGGAACACCGACGCCTTCGACTTCGACACCCAGATCATCGTGCAGCTGCTGAACGCGGGCATGCGGATCAAGGAGATCCCCGTCCCCACGTACTACGGCGACGAGATCTGCTACGTCAACGGCATGAAGTACGCGAAGGACGTCGTCAAGGACGTCCTCGAATACCGCCTGGCCGTCAAGGGGTTCGGCACCTGCGCCTGGATCCCCAAGCCGGTCGAGTACGCCTTCAAGGAGGGCGACGGCTCCTCGCACGCCGTCATCCTGGAGAAGATGCGCAACCTCCCGCCCGGCCGGGTGCTGGACCTCGGCTGTTCCGGCGGGCTGTTCGCCCAGCGCCTGGAGTCGCTGGGCCACGAGGTGACCGGCGTCGACTTCGTCGAGGTGCCGGGCGTGCGCGAGAAGTGCAGCCACTTCCACCTGGCCAACCTGGAGGAGGGGCTGCCCGCCGCCATCGGCACCGGCTTCGACTACGTCGTGGCCGGCGATGTCATCGAGCACCTGTCCCGCCCCGAGCGGGTCCTCGCCGAGGTCGCCGGGGTGCTCCGGCCGGGCGGTCAGGTCCTGCTGTCCGTACCGAACTTCAGCCACTGGTACTCCCGGCTGCGGGTCGCCGTCGGCGCCTTCGACTACGACCGCCGCGGCATCCTCGACGAAACGCATCTGCGCTTCTTCACCCGGGCCAGCCTGCGCCGCACCGTACGGGCCGCCGGCTACGACGTCCTGGAACTCGCCTCCACCGGGGCGCCGTTCTGGTCGCTGCTGGGACGCGGTCCGCTCGCCGCCGTGCTCGGCGGGGCGTCGAGGCTGCTGACCCGGGTCCGGCCGACGCTGTTCGGATATCAGCACGTCGCACTGCTCACCCCGCATGCGGCCGAGACGATCATCGCTGGAGAGCACGTCGATGTACAGGACATCCTCAACCGACAGTACGTCCCCGCCGACCGGGTCGGCGTCTGA